In the genome of Nitrospira japonica, one region contains:
- a CDS encoding glycosyltransferase family 4 protein, with translation MKGCARICHVAVADLWAGAEVQLKVLLSQLARMQGFEHTVILFNEGRLEQEIRRLGVDVKVFPEQRWSGSKLFRELMKEFKAGQYKIVHTHKYKDTILAAPASRMAGIPYVVRTVHGLREPFHGLQSLKMNIYECIERRVHQHCVDAIIAVSPQIEDRLKCECGVERVVCVKNGLDLETFPSPIHRDRKRAELGIDTNTCLIGAVGRLTPVKGLEYLLRAARILVSRQCRVQIAIVGDGSLREALEQQARDLGIVENIVFLGHREDTQELMFALDIFALPSLSEGIPMALLEAMAAGRAIVASRVGGIPEVIRDGVEGYLVEPKDVQGFADRCLQLIESSDLASRLSLSARRRVEQNFSAQGMARQVTSLYDELIKA, from the coding sequence ATGAAGGGGTGCGCTCGTATCTGCCATGTGGCAGTAGCAGATTTATGGGCGGGGGCGGAAGTTCAACTTAAAGTATTGTTGTCTCAGCTTGCAAGAATGCAGGGATTTGAACATACCGTCATTCTGTTCAATGAGGGAAGGCTTGAACAGGAAATTCGGAGGCTTGGTGTCGATGTGAAGGTATTTCCGGAGCAGCGATGGAGTGGCAGCAAACTATTTCGAGAGCTGATGAAAGAGTTCAAGGCCGGACAATACAAGATCGTTCATACTCACAAGTATAAGGATACGATTCTCGCAGCTCCTGCATCGAGGATGGCAGGAATTCCGTATGTGGTTCGGACGGTACACGGGCTTCGTGAGCCCTTTCATGGACTTCAGTCCCTAAAGATGAATATCTATGAATGCATCGAACGCAGGGTCCATCAGCATTGTGTCGATGCCATAATCGCGGTATCCCCTCAGATTGAGGATAGACTGAAGTGCGAGTGCGGTGTCGAAAGGGTTGTGTGCGTGAAAAACGGTCTTGATCTTGAGACGTTCCCATCGCCGATCCATCGAGACCGCAAGCGGGCAGAATTGGGGATTGACACAAATACATGTCTTATTGGTGCAGTCGGCAGGCTGACTCCGGTCAAGGGACTCGAGTATCTTTTACGCGCTGCAAGGATTCTCGTGAGTCGGCAATGTCGGGTGCAAATTGCTATTGTAGGGGACGGAAGCTTGAGAGAGGCACTCGAACAGCAGGCGCGGGACTTGGGAATAGTTGAAAACATTGTTTTTCTTGGGCATCGAGAAGATACTCAGGAATTGATGTTTGCGCTGGATATTTTCGCTCTTCCGTCACTGAGTGAAGGCATTCCCATGGCTTTGCTCGAGGCCATGGCAGCAGGGCGGGCCATTGTGGCGAGTCGGGTGGGGGGGATCCCGGAAGTCATTCGAGACGGAGTTGAGGGGTATTTGGTCGAGCCAAAAGATGTACAGGGGTTTGCCGACAGGTGTCTGCAGCTGATCGAATCCTCCGATTTAGCCAGTCGTCTGAGTTTGTCGGCGAGGAGGCGTGTCGAACAGAACTTTTCAGCGCAAGGGATGGCGCGGCAGGTTACGTCACTCTACGATGAATTGATCAAGGCATGA
- a CDS encoding low molecular weight protein-tyrosine-phosphatase, whose amino-acid sequence MSATGVAWFKRGIQSYFHGLREAGRHTYRNLRILRVFSERIMTPRALPHPVRNVLFVCARNLCRSPLAEAYFRDKARKESVLISVSSAGIETLPGRPAHSLAREVAGQFGVSLESHAAKQLYQKLLDQSDLILVMEMSQRERLARLYPRERQKIFVLGRFCSTGPLDIADPHRGSREDFRICFERIKDSCDRLIEKLTQARE is encoded by the coding sequence ATGAGCGCGACAGGGGTAGCCTGGTTCAAACGGGGTATTCAGAGTTATTTCCATGGTTTGCGTGAAGCGGGACGGCACACATACCGGAACCTCAGGATTCTTCGCGTCTTCTCCGAACGCATCATGACTCCGAGGGCCTTGCCCCACCCTGTTCGGAACGTGTTGTTCGTCTGTGCGAGGAATCTATGCCGCAGCCCTTTGGCTGAAGCGTATTTCCGCGATAAGGCCAGGAAAGAAAGCGTGCTGATTTCCGTCAGTTCTGCCGGAATCGAGACCCTTCCAGGGAGGCCCGCACACAGTCTGGCAAGAGAAGTGGCTGGTCAATTCGGAGTTTCTCTGGAGAGTCATGCCGCCAAGCAGCTATACCAAAAGTTGCTCGACCAGTCGGACTTGATCTTAGTTATGGAAATGTCCCAAAGGGAGCGTCTCGCAAGACTTTACCCTCGCGAGCGGCAGAAGATCTTTGTGCTTGGCCGGTTCTGCAGCACAGGCCCGCTCGATATTGCGGACCCTCACCGCGGAAGTCGAGAGGATTTTCGGATCTGTTTTGAACGAATCAAGGATTCATGCGATCGTTTGATTGAGAAACTGACGCAAGCAAGGGAATAG
- a CDS encoding glycosyltransferase: MTNPPGQRSILLLSTSSGPGGAERMISGLAALLISSGFRVMVGLFRPGWLQEQCQHRKISVHVLPLSGIAGWRWFVACLKLVRTQRIDLIHAHEFSAIVCGWVIARLAGIPFVGTVHGKNYFWERARRRLAYRVISGSGRLVAVSQDLRQFVMEKVGLSSERIDLIYNGVESGARVSNDEARQARAELGLAPDNVVIGAIGSLYPVKGHQFLLEAMPAVLVRYPHTVLLVMGRGELEDTLKEQAKRLGLEGSVRFLGMRNDIPKLLGTLDVFVLPSLSEGLSLALLEAMAAGIPAVATKVGGNAELVVEGETGVLVPSQDAAALSKALCSLLDNRETRERFGRSAVARVEQRFSAGLMAKNYQRLYMRVLNSY, encoded by the coding sequence ATGACCAACCCGCCTGGACAGAGATCCATTCTCCTTCTTTCCACGAGCAGCGGACCAGGAGGCGCAGAACGAATGATCAGCGGCCTAGCCGCATTGCTGATCTCATCGGGGTTCCGTGTCATGGTTGGCCTGTTCAGACCTGGTTGGCTGCAGGAACAGTGTCAGCATAGAAAGATCTCTGTCCATGTTCTGCCACTGAGTGGAATCGCCGGCTGGAGATGGTTTGTGGCGTGTCTCAAACTCGTTCGAACACAGCGGATCGATCTCATCCATGCCCATGAGTTCAGCGCGATTGTGTGTGGGTGGGTCATCGCTCGGCTAGCGGGTATTCCTTTCGTGGGGACCGTGCATGGAAAGAACTACTTTTGGGAACGAGCCCGGAGACGACTGGCATATCGCGTCATTAGCGGATCCGGTCGACTTGTCGCCGTGTCTCAGGATCTCAGGCAGTTCGTCATGGAGAAAGTCGGCCTCTCAAGCGAAAGGATTGACCTCATCTACAACGGCGTGGAATCCGGTGCGCGCGTTTCTAATGATGAAGCGCGTCAGGCCAGGGCGGAACTCGGCCTCGCCCCCGACAATGTCGTGATCGGAGCCATAGGAAGTCTCTATCCGGTAAAAGGACATCAGTTTCTCTTGGAGGCCATGCCGGCCGTCCTGGTTCGCTATCCCCATACAGTGCTCTTGGTAATGGGACGGGGCGAATTGGAGGATACATTGAAGGAGCAGGCCAAACGATTGGGCCTGGAGGGATCAGTTCGATTTTTGGGAATGCGGAACGATATTCCAAAGCTGTTGGGTACTCTGGACGTATTTGTCTTGCCGTCCTTATCGGAAGGGCTTTCGCTGGCGCTTCTCGAAGCCATGGCTGCCGGTATTCCTGCCGTTGCGACCAAGGTGGGCGGCAATGCGGAACTCGTTGTGGAGGGGGAAACGGGGGTTCTGGTACCGTCGCAAGACGCCGCTGCTCTTTCAAAGGCTCTGTGCAGCTTACTGGATAACAGGGAAACGCGTGAACGATTCGGCCGGAGTGCAGTGGCAAGAGTGGAACAACGATTCAGTGCCGGGCTGATGGCGAAGAATTACCAGCGTCTCTATATGCGAGTGTTGAACAGTTACTGA
- a CDS encoding O-antigen ligase family protein: MLFEFGRPQDILPGIKGIPFGTGISALILLKVLQSGKLNFSRLQTRLWIPLFVVMAIHVPLAVNNFWALMTFKDMFLLFCVYLGVITFVDTVGKMMTLMKFWMAIHVLLAAMGIAKGGIGIGAWMADENDFCMVMNMAAPFGYFLMFSANNMAQKLKYLGCLGAFLLAAMASLSRGGFIGLASVGSYCWYRSPKKMNALVVLLVAIVFMVLLAPETYWDEIASSTSDETIDKGTGAERLYTWGIGMEMFLHNPIIGIGQSNFPWTFDSYQEGRTFQGRSIAGRQAHSAWVTLIAELGIAGIVIIGMMLLQCYRDLKLVRTRFAPPNSRLKHGVTVHPGEDVRVYFARAMEGSLIGFIVSGVFISILWYPSLWIMMSFVVALRNIADNDQGAQVAPPDPVPVSRRLPFLTTARG; this comes from the coding sequence ATGCTTTTCGAATTCGGGCGTCCTCAAGACATTCTTCCCGGTATCAAGGGGATTCCATTTGGAACGGGCATATCAGCACTCATACTGCTCAAAGTGCTTCAGTCTGGGAAACTCAACTTCTCTCGACTTCAAACTAGATTGTGGATTCCATTGTTTGTAGTAATGGCGATTCACGTTCCACTCGCCGTAAATAATTTTTGGGCGCTCATGACGTTTAAGGACATGTTTTTGCTTTTCTGTGTCTACCTTGGTGTTATCACTTTTGTTGACACAGTGGGAAAAATGATGACCTTGATGAAGTTCTGGATGGCGATCCACGTCTTGTTGGCGGCAATGGGAATCGCCAAAGGAGGAATTGGAATCGGAGCGTGGATGGCTGATGAGAACGATTTCTGTATGGTCATGAATATGGCTGCGCCATTTGGGTACTTCTTGATGTTTTCTGCAAACAACATGGCTCAAAAGCTGAAGTATCTGGGATGCCTTGGCGCGTTCCTTCTCGCGGCGATGGCGAGTTTATCACGAGGAGGATTTATTGGACTCGCTTCCGTCGGTTCCTATTGCTGGTATCGATCACCCAAAAAGATGAATGCTCTGGTCGTCCTGCTAGTTGCGATAGTTTTCATGGTGCTGCTAGCCCCAGAAACTTATTGGGATGAGATCGCTTCATCGACCAGCGATGAGACGATTGACAAGGGCACAGGGGCGGAGCGTCTCTACACCTGGGGTATTGGGATGGAAATGTTTCTTCATAATCCTATCATCGGGATAGGTCAAAGCAATTTTCCTTGGACGTTTGATTCATATCAGGAAGGCCGCACCTTTCAAGGCAGGTCTATTGCGGGACGGCAGGCTCATTCTGCCTGGGTCACGTTGATTGCGGAATTGGGCATTGCCGGAATTGTCATCATTGGGATGATGTTGTTGCAATGCTATCGAGATCTCAAGCTGGTTCGTACAAGATTTGCTCCTCCGAATTCTCGACTCAAGCATGGGGTTACGGTGCATCCTGGCGAGGATGTTCGAGTCTATTTTGCTCGTGCTATGGAAGGAAGCCTGATTGGGTTCATCGTCAGTGGAGTTTTTATTTCAATCCTATGGTATCCAAGTTTGTGGATTATGATGTCCTTCGTGGTAGCCTTGCGCAATATTGCCGACAATGACCAGGGAGCTCAGGTTGCGCCTCCAGACCCAGTTCCTGTTTCCCGGAGATTGCCATTCCTAACCACGGCCAGGGGCTGA
- a CDS encoding Gfo/Idh/MocA family oxidoreductase, translated as MRRSVIEHNPSGRQGNELRVALIGAGRHAQHHARAILRCPGAKLVAVADPSDSAQSAMRGIVSDVKGYGTPEGMLAAERFDVVHICTPPASHASLARMALTAGSHIYVEKPFTERTEDAQRILEEAQAKKLLVCAGHQLLYEGPTTVLEQYLPSIGEVAHIESYFSFRTVRHAPGGRKVLRADHQLLDILPHPVYMMLHVLERAVRGQTALVSLEVNQAGTVHALIRRGSVTGTLVVTLEGRPVESYLRVVGKNGSIFSDYVRSTTQRAIGPGSSGIDKLLAPYRQAWQLLAGTTASMARRFFKQQRSYPGLAELFSAFYQAVRSNAPSPLSPEILLETVRICERVAEDLKRAEMRALAAAAPRSVESHGVLLTGGTGFLGRSVAQALLVRGRPIRIVARREPSPWERIGGVEYVVSDVSHGADAQLFKGIDTVIHAAAETAGGWEEHQRNSLDATANMLKGSAGAGVKQFIQVSSLAVLAQGKGDPIGDSHPLEPNSRGSGPYVWGKLESERLAMALGQELGVSVKIVRPGALVDYSQFDPPGRLGKRLGNVFVAVGSSSDRLGVVDVEFAGRFLAWMTDHWQDSPSHLNLLDPVLPTKRELLEQLRRMNPDLTVLWLPRIVLLPLSWCATLAQKLLRPGKPAINLAKVFSVLQYDTATVALLAKQVNGATGQKDAHEGS; from the coding sequence ATGAGGCGATCTGTGATTGAGCATAATCCATCAGGTCGACAGGGAAATGAATTGCGAGTGGCGCTCATCGGTGCAGGTCGGCATGCTCAGCACCATGCTCGAGCGATCCTGAGGTGTCCCGGCGCCAAGCTGGTTGCGGTTGCGGATCCTTCGGACTCTGCTCAGTCGGCTATGAGGGGAATTGTATCCGATGTGAAAGGTTATGGAACACCTGAAGGAATGCTGGCGGCTGAGCGGTTCGATGTGGTTCACATTTGTACGCCTCCGGCATCTCACGCATCCTTGGCGCGAATGGCGTTGACTGCTGGATCCCATATTTACGTCGAGAAGCCATTTACAGAACGGACGGAGGATGCACAACGGATACTCGAAGAGGCACAGGCCAAGAAACTGCTCGTCTGTGCCGGTCACCAGCTTCTCTATGAGGGTCCTACTACGGTCCTCGAACAATATCTACCTTCGATCGGCGAGGTGGCTCACATAGAGAGTTATTTCTCGTTTCGAACCGTCCGACATGCTCCCGGAGGGCGAAAAGTGCTGCGGGCCGACCATCAACTGCTCGATATCCTGCCGCATCCCGTCTACATGATGCTGCACGTATTGGAACGTGCCGTGAGGGGACAGACGGCACTCGTCTCACTGGAGGTAAATCAGGCTGGAACCGTTCACGCGCTCATACGACGAGGGAGTGTGACCGGAACGTTGGTTGTGACGCTTGAGGGCCGTCCTGTCGAAAGCTACTTGCGAGTTGTAGGAAAGAACGGATCGATTTTTTCCGATTATGTCAGAAGTACGACTCAGCGGGCGATCGGTCCAGGTTCTTCGGGCATCGATAAGCTGCTGGCTCCCTACCGGCAGGCATGGCAACTCTTGGCAGGAACGACTGCCTCGATGGCACGCCGCTTCTTCAAGCAGCAACGGAGCTACCCAGGACTTGCCGAACTCTTTTCGGCGTTCTATCAGGCTGTCCGCTCAAACGCGCCGTCCCCGCTATCTCCGGAGATCTTGCTGGAAACGGTCCGCATTTGTGAAAGAGTTGCGGAGGACCTCAAACGAGCTGAAATGCGTGCACTGGCGGCCGCAGCGCCGAGATCCGTCGAGAGTCACGGTGTGCTGTTGACAGGCGGGACAGGATTTTTGGGCAGGTCCGTGGCGCAGGCGCTGTTGGTGCGTGGGCGACCCATCCGCATCGTCGCGCGCCGTGAACCGTCGCCGTGGGAACGTATTGGTGGAGTCGAGTATGTCGTCTCGGACGTTTCACACGGGGCCGATGCGCAGCTCTTCAAAGGAATCGACACCGTCATCCATGCGGCTGCCGAAACCGCCGGAGGGTGGGAGGAGCACCAACGGAACTCCCTTGATGCGACGGCGAACATGCTCAAAGGCTCAGCGGGAGCCGGTGTTAAGCAATTTATCCAGGTGAGCAGTCTGGCTGTCCTAGCGCAGGGCAAAGGGGACCCCATAGGCGACTCGCATCCCTTGGAACCGAACAGCAGAGGCTCTGGTCCATACGTGTGGGGAAAGTTGGAATCGGAGCGGCTTGCAATGGCTCTGGGGCAGGAATTAGGAGTGTCGGTCAAGATTGTCAGACCAGGTGCGCTGGTTGACTATAGTCAGTTTGACCCACCAGGCCGACTTGGCAAACGATTGGGAAATGTCTTTGTGGCCGTGGGGTCATCGAGCGATAGGCTTGGCGTGGTCGATGTAGAATTTGCCGGTCGATTTCTGGCATGGATGACTGATCATTGGCAAGATTCGCCCAGCCACTTGAATCTTCTCGATCCGGTTCTCCCCACAAAACGGGAGCTCCTCGAACAGCTTCGAAGGATGAACCCAGACCTCACGGTGCTCTGGCTTCCGAGGATCGTGCTACTTCCGCTTTCGTGGTGCGCCACCCTGGCGCAGAAGCTTCTTCGTCCGGGGAAGCCGGCGATCAATCTGGCCAAGGTCTTTAGCGTATTGCAATACGACACTGCGACGGTTGCTCTTTTAGCGAAGCAAGTAAATGGTGCTACTGGCCAGAAGGATGCCCACGAAGGCTCATAG
- a CDS encoding class I SAM-dependent methyltransferase — MATILKDSERLGYKKAFQQHIQDPFIYKYVDDESRSLWISIIPHGQESTFLDVGCGWGTNAAPISQEVGAVVALDATFERVKFVQIRCRQDKKFNVTPVLGSAIKLPLPDNSVDVVAFNGVLEWLGGIDTSRNPVELQQLALREARRVLKAGGHVYIGIENRFSLRYMLGDQDDHSFLRFTSLMPRVIANVYCRLRTGGPYFTYTHSLSEYHRLIREAGFSKVKSYFPWPDYRNPTAIVTLGREPVAEQLSAILNGGVKPSFRQRIYLSLLKFLTSFEGKGRLCHSFCFVASK; from the coding sequence ATGGCTACCATCCTCAAAGACTCCGAACGGTTGGGGTACAAGAAGGCGTTTCAGCAACATATCCAAGATCCATTCATTTACAAGTACGTGGATGACGAAAGCCGTTCGTTGTGGATCAGCATCATTCCTCACGGTCAGGAATCGACGTTTCTGGACGTCGGCTGCGGGTGGGGAACGAATGCGGCTCCGATTTCTCAGGAAGTCGGCGCAGTCGTCGCCTTGGATGCGACCTTTGAACGGGTCAAGTTCGTCCAGATTCGTTGCCGGCAGGATAAGAAATTCAACGTAACACCGGTTCTGGGTTCGGCCATCAAACTGCCGCTCCCTGATAACAGCGTAGACGTCGTGGCTTTCAATGGAGTCTTGGAATGGTTGGGCGGCATCGATACCTCGAGAAATCCAGTTGAACTTCAACAACTCGCGTTGCGGGAAGCCAGGAGGGTGCTCAAGGCAGGCGGACATGTTTATATCGGGATCGAGAACCGGTTTAGTCTTCGTTATATGTTGGGTGATCAAGATGACCATAGTTTCCTGCGATTTACCAGTTTGATGCCACGAGTCATTGCCAACGTCTATTGTCGCTTGAGAACGGGCGGACCGTACTTCACGTACACGCATTCATTGAGCGAATATCATCGGCTTATTCGGGAAGCGGGATTCTCCAAAGTGAAGTCCTACTTTCCCTGGCCGGACTATCGCAACCCCACCGCTATCGTTACTCTTGGGCGAGAACCGGTGGCTGAACAGTTATCGGCCATCCTCAACGGCGGGGTGAAGCCATCGTTCAGACAACGAATCTACCTCTCGCTGCTGAAATTCCTTACGTCGTTCGAAGGGAAAGGGCGGCTCTGCCACTCTTTTTGTTTTGTCGCAAGTAAATAG
- a CDS encoding glycosyltransferase family 2 protein has product MNTVLAILLILILIPLSALLLYQWFLAVASFFFRSPAASARTAKSHFVILIPAHDEEVGIGSSLESIGRLNYSSTHYHVVVVADRCTDDTATIARKMGAQCFERSDGQSGKGAALAWGIQQARNANIPFDAVVIVDADTVVDRNLLSAFDEKLESGHEVQQGYNYLSNPWSTPFTRIIAVTSTLRNGRYYTGKTVLGIPGMLTGTGMCISAEVLNRHGWTAFSVGEDWEFSVQLLLAGDSIYFNPAARAFARESQGLKQASRQRLRWASGRYAIMGEKLWALISTGVRNRSYSLVDEAVTLLAPNYSSQASLALLCLVGSWLVASDPLWTFVWYWSIGAFITIAGYFVLGVLSTEAPGKALAGLALVPIFLPWRMTIELLGMMGYGRRHWGRMSRGKVSS; this is encoded by the coding sequence ATGAATACCGTACTGGCTATCTTACTGATCCTCATCCTTATTCCTCTTAGCGCCCTTCTCTTGTATCAATGGTTTCTTGCTGTGGCCTCTTTCTTTTTCCGTTCCCCAGCCGCTTCCGCTCGAACTGCGAAGAGTCACTTTGTGATTCTCATCCCGGCTCACGATGAGGAGGTGGGGATTGGAAGTTCGTTGGAGAGCATAGGGCGACTCAACTACTCATCGACTCACTATCACGTTGTAGTCGTCGCGGATCGCTGTACTGATGATACCGCCACCATCGCTAGAAAAATGGGAGCGCAGTGTTTTGAAAGGTCCGACGGCCAGTCGGGGAAGGGGGCAGCCCTGGCTTGGGGGATCCAACAAGCCAGAAATGCAAACATACCATTTGACGCGGTGGTGATTGTGGATGCGGACACAGTGGTGGATCGGAACCTTCTCTCCGCATTTGACGAAAAACTGGAGTCTGGGCATGAGGTTCAGCAAGGCTACAACTACCTGTCCAACCCTTGGTCCACCCCATTCACCAGGATCATCGCTGTGACCAGCACTTTGAGAAACGGGCGCTACTACACAGGAAAGACCGTGTTGGGGATTCCAGGCATGCTGACCGGAACGGGGATGTGTATCAGCGCGGAAGTCCTAAACAGGCATGGTTGGACTGCTTTTTCAGTCGGGGAAGATTGGGAATTTTCAGTTCAACTCTTGCTGGCTGGAGATTCGATTTACTTTAATCCTGCGGCAAGAGCGTTTGCGCGGGAATCTCAAGGGCTCAAACAGGCTTCGCGTCAACGGTTGAGGTGGGCGAGTGGACGGTATGCTATCATGGGAGAAAAGTTGTGGGCTCTCATTTCGACAGGGGTGAGAAACAGATCATACTCGCTCGTAGACGAAGCCGTTACGCTTCTTGCCCCAAATTATTCAAGTCAAGCATCTCTCGCACTCTTGTGTCTTGTTGGCAGCTGGTTGGTCGCGTCGGATCCTTTGTGGACATTTGTATGGTACTGGTCAATAGGCGCATTTATCACAATCGCAGGATACTTCGTGCTGGGAGTGCTGTCGACAGAAGCTCCTGGGAAAGCACTGGCCGGATTGGCATTGGTACCAATCTTTCTGCCATGGCGGATGACCATTGAGTTGCTTGGCATGATGGGATATGGCCGGCGCCACTGGGGGCGGATGTCGAGAGGTAAAGTCTCCTCTTAG
- the asnB gene encoding asparagine synthase (glutamine-hydrolyzing) has protein sequence MCGIVGAVSTELGQVDQQLVRRMCSLIRRRGPDDDGFFFDRQVGLGMRRLAIIDVNHGKQPVFNEDQTVAVVFNGEIYNYKELRAELLKRGHTLRTQSDTECIVHLYEDFGEDYVVHLRGMFAIAIWDMRQRKLVLARDRFGIKPLYYWQDRESLYFGSELKCLLAVDRYERRMDVRSASDFFTFKYVPGAHTIYQDIVELPPGHVGVWRDGEFTTKRYWHFKFSHDQAKSVDYYREGLLHHLEEAVRLHLVSEVPLGSFLSGGVDSSAVVALMSKICPGNVKTFTVGFGDGQPGTDERPYARTIATMFGTDHSECVYENPQQQVETILPSMIEAFDEPFADSSMIPNYLICQAARQWVTVALSGIGGDELFAGYERYRGAVAAESYGRLPSFVTAGIRSLVRSAPRLDSWGIWIDRMKTFVEGAQLPLPLRYQQYLSAFTATGKNSLFSEDFLNALRATNRPPLDLHLRSADGYHDPLEWLLLTDMETYLPDDELRKADRLSMWHSLEVRVPFLDHKLVEFVATIPSNLKLKGWEKKHILIRSLEQVLPRSILNRRKQGFSIPLDHWLRGPLRDLLRSHLTGSELRELGLFNSSTIEVMLNEHDRGLRNHETQLWTLLTFVLWHRLYMHGRQSNTVPA, from the coding sequence ATGTGTGGAATTGTGGGGGCCGTTTCCACTGAATTGGGACAAGTTGATCAGCAACTGGTCAGGCGGATGTGTTCATTGATTCGTCGGCGAGGGCCCGACGACGACGGTTTCTTCTTTGATCGGCAGGTTGGTCTCGGTATGCGACGGCTGGCCATCATTGACGTGAATCACGGCAAGCAGCCGGTCTTTAACGAGGACCAGACCGTTGCCGTCGTATTCAACGGAGAAATTTACAATTACAAAGAACTTCGTGCTGAGTTGTTGAAACGAGGTCATACGCTCAGGACGCAGTCTGACACGGAGTGCATCGTCCATCTCTACGAAGATTTCGGTGAAGATTATGTCGTGCATTTGCGAGGAATGTTTGCAATTGCAATATGGGACATGCGGCAGAGAAAACTCGTGTTGGCACGTGACCGGTTCGGCATCAAGCCGCTCTATTATTGGCAGGATCGAGAGAGTCTGTACTTCGGCTCCGAGCTAAAATGCCTATTGGCGGTCGATCGATATGAAAGACGCATGGACGTTCGATCCGCGTCGGATTTCTTCACGTTCAAGTACGTGCCAGGGGCACACACCATCTATCAGGACATCGTCGAATTACCTCCAGGCCATGTCGGTGTCTGGAGGGATGGCGAGTTCACGACGAAGCGGTACTGGCATTTCAAATTTTCTCACGATCAGGCCAAGTCCGTTGACTATTATCGAGAGGGTCTGTTGCATCATCTCGAGGAGGCCGTACGCCTCCATTTGGTGAGTGAAGTCCCATTAGGGTCGTTTTTGAGCGGAGGCGTTGATTCCAGCGCGGTCGTCGCGCTGATGTCCAAGATCTGTCCGGGAAACGTCAAAACATTTACGGTGGGGTTCGGAGACGGACAGCCTGGTACCGATGAGCGTCCTTATGCAAGAACGATTGCCACGATGTTCGGGACCGATCACTCCGAGTGTGTGTATGAGAATCCTCAACAGCAGGTCGAAACCATTCTTCCGTCTATGATCGAAGCCTTCGACGAGCCCTTCGCGGACTCATCGATGATCCCAAACTACCTGATTTGTCAGGCTGCGCGTCAGTGGGTCACCGTGGCGCTCTCGGGCATCGGGGGAGATGAGCTGTTTGCCGGATATGAGCGGTATCGAGGAGCCGTTGCGGCAGAATCCTACGGACGACTGCCTTCCTTCGTGACGGCCGGGATTCGATCTCTGGTTCGATCGGCACCTCGGTTGGATTCATGGGGAATCTGGATAGACCGGATGAAGACATTTGTGGAGGGAGCGCAACTACCTCTGCCGCTTCGATACCAGCAGTATCTTTCTGCGTTCACGGCAACAGGGAAAAATAGCTTGTTCTCCGAGGATTTCCTGAATGCACTCCGGGCGACCAATCGCCCTCCGTTGGACCTGCATCTTCGGAGCGCTGACGGTTACCACGATCCGCTGGAATGGCTTCTCTTGACGGATATGGAGACCTATCTTCCCGACGATGAACTTCGGAAGGCTGACCGTCTTAGCATGTGGCATTCGCTCGAGGTGCGCGTGCCGTTTCTCGATCATAAACTCGTCGAGTTTGTCGCTACCATCCCCTCAAATCTCAAACTCAAAGGGTGGGAAAAGAAGCACATTCTTATTCGGTCCCTGGAGCAGGTGCTGCCGAGATCGATTTTGAATCGGAGAAAGCAAGGGTTTTCAATTCCACTCGACCACTGGTTGCGGGGCCCCCTGCGCGATCTGCTCAGATCACATTTGACGGGTTCGGAACTCAGGGAGCTAGGTCTTTTCAACTCATCAACGATCGAAGTAATGTTGAATGAGCATGATCGAGGGCTTCGCAATCACGAAACGCAATTGTGGACTCTCCTGACATTTGTCCTGTGGCATCGTCTGTACATGCATGGGAGGCAGTCTAACACAGTGCCTGCCTAG